The following are from one region of the Desulfuromonas sp. TF genome:
- a CDS encoding CidA/LrgA family protein, with amino-acid sequence MVRGFAILLALQFVGELLSRGLALPIPGNVLGMGLLLLALWMKIVRVEWVEEAAELLLSHLALFFVPAGVGVMVYFDLIGRQWLPIVVATVVSTFVVMAVTGLVASRLDRNGGGRGE; translated from the coding sequence ATGGTTCGTGGATTTGCCATCCTGCTGGCGCTGCAGTTTGTCGGGGAACTCCTTTCCCGAGGTCTCGCCCTCCCCATTCCTGGAAACGTTCTCGGAATGGGGCTTCTGCTTCTGGCCCTCTGGATGAAAATTGTTCGCGTCGAATGGGTTGAAGAAGCGGCGGAATTGCTCCTGTCCCACCTGGCGCTCTTTTTCGTTCCGGCCGGAGTCGGGGTTATGGTTTATTTCGACCTGATCGGTCGTCAATGGCTGCCGATCGTGGTGGCTACCGTTGTCAGCACCTTCGTGGTCATGGCGGTCACGGGTTTGGTTGCTTCCCGGCTGGACAGGAATGGAGGCGGGCGTGGGGAGTGA
- the hfq gene encoding RNA chaperone Hfq gives MPKTPFNIQDQYLNQARKERVRVTVVMMSGDKLEGYIKSFDSFCLLIESGGDILIYKHAISSITSADGSFRLHGGRD, from the coding sequence ATGCCGAAAACACCATTCAACATTCAGGACCAGTATCTTAACCAAGCCCGCAAAGAGCGCGTTCGGGTCACCGTGGTGATGATGTCGGGCGACAAGCTTGAAGGCTATATCAAATCCTTCGACAGCTTCTGCCTTCTTATCGAAAGCGGCGGCGATATTCTGATCTACAAGCATGCCATTTCCTCCATCACCTCAGCCGACGGTTCATTCCGGCTTCATGGGGGGAGGGACTGA
- a CDS encoding CDP-alcohol phosphatidyltransferase family protein: MNLPNALTLFRILLVPAFLIAVIYGWLTTALVLFITAGITDLLDGVLARRYGHETILGSFLDPVADKLLMTVSFISLAIIGLLPPWLGVLAVSKDLFVVIGMAVLYFSGQPVAAVPTLWGKQTTFLQIVTLGLALLFAVAEGDPRVLGPLFILTGAVTAFSGLHYIFSGLRSLPPEIGG, encoded by the coding sequence ATGAATCTTCCGAATGCGCTGACCCTTTTTCGTATTCTGCTGGTCCCTGCTTTCCTTATTGCCGTGATTTACGGCTGGTTGACAACGGCGCTGGTTCTCTTCATCACAGCAGGCATTACGGATCTTCTCGATGGCGTGCTGGCCAGACGCTATGGGCATGAAACCATCCTTGGGTCCTTTCTCGATCCTGTAGCCGACAAACTGCTGATGACGGTTTCCTTCATTTCCCTGGCGATAATCGGCCTGCTGCCGCCGTGGCTTGGGGTGCTGGCGGTCAGCAAGGACCTTTTTGTCGTCATCGGCATGGCTGTTCTTTACTTTTCCGGTCAGCCTGTGGCTGCCGTCCCCACTCTGTGGGGGAAACAGACCACTTTTTTGCAGATCGTCACCCTGGGTCTGGCCCTGCTCTTCGCCGTGGCCGAAGGCGATCCTCGGGTGCTCGGCCCCCTCTTCATCCTGACCGGCGCGGTGACAGCATTTTCCGGTCTGCACTATATCTTCAGCGGCCTGCGCTCCCTGCCCCCCGAAATCGGCGGGTGA
- a CDS encoding tetratricopeptide repeat protein has translation VEDTESHYNLGIAYKEMGLLDEAVAEFDQAVHNPARRLGCLMLKGICLIEKGSFDEAEDAFKSGLAHPGLNEGERISLLYELGLLYERWNKHLEALDSFQSVADTDLFFRDVGEKVAVLRKKLGMDVGELEGESRPKGDKNRVSYV, from the coding sequence ATGTGGAAGATACGGAATCGCACTACAACCTGGGCATCGCCTACAAGGAAATGGGCCTTCTGGACGAAGCCGTCGCCGAGTTCGACCAGGCCGTGCACAATCCGGCGCGCCGCTTGGGATGCCTGATGCTCAAGGGGATATGTCTGATCGAAAAGGGTTCCTTTGACGAGGCGGAAGACGCATTCAAATCAGGCCTCGCGCATCCTGGACTGAACGAAGGCGAACGGATCAGTCTTCTCTATGAACTCGGTCTCCTTTACGAACGGTGGAACAAACACCTGGAGGCGCTCGACAGCTTTCAGTCGGTGGCCGACACGGATCTTTTTTTCCGAGATGTCGGTGAAAAAGTGGCGGTTCTCAGGAAAAAACTCGGGATGGACGTCGGCGAACTCGAAGGCGAATCGAGGCCCAAGGGGGACAAGAATCGGGTTTCCTACGTTTAG
- a CDS encoding ExeA family protein yields the protein MSCIEHFNLDREPFSNAPDARFFFNSDQHSQALVRLMYAVDSNKGLAVLVGGVGTGKTTLARRMLDSLPDDKYESSLLVMVHSGITPEWILTRIAMQLGVENPAEDRLTILRQLYERLLQIEESGRRAVVLIDEAQMLQTRELMEEFRGLLNLEIPGKKLLNIVFFGLTEVEDCLRLDEPLAQRVALKYNLRSLSVETTESYIKHRLQVAGAKRMLFSSDAIPAIHGYAGGVPRLINTICDNCLFEAYLQKMKLATLKIVHSVAGDLGLLHKPLSGAAPERPQDELDDIESILDRLEQKM from the coding sequence ATGAGCTGCATTGAACATTTCAATCTGGACCGGGAGCCGTTTTCCAATGCCCCGGACGCCAGATTTTTTTTCAACAGCGATCAGCACAGCCAGGCGCTGGTGCGCCTGATGTACGCCGTTGATTCCAACAAGGGACTGGCGGTCCTGGTCGGAGGCGTGGGAACCGGCAAGACCACGCTGGCCCGCCGCATGCTGGACAGTCTTCCCGATGACAAGTACGAATCCTCCCTCCTGGTCATGGTCCATTCTGGAATCACGCCGGAGTGGATACTGACACGCATCGCCATGCAGCTTGGAGTCGAGAATCCTGCCGAGGACCGTCTGACCATCCTTCGCCAGCTCTATGAAAGGCTGCTGCAGATCGAGGAGTCCGGAAGACGCGCAGTGGTTCTCATCGATGAGGCACAGATGCTTCAGACCCGAGAGCTCATGGAGGAGTTCAGGGGGCTTCTCAATCTGGAGATTCCCGGGAAAAAACTGTTGAACATCGTTTTTTTCGGCCTTACCGAGGTTGAGGACTGCCTCCGTCTTGACGAGCCGTTAGCTCAGAGGGTGGCCCTCAAATACAATCTTCGTTCTTTGTCGGTGGAGACCACCGAGTCGTACATCAAGCATCGTCTGCAGGTTGCCGGGGCGAAAAGGATGCTTTTCTCCTCCGATGCGATTCCGGCCATCCATGGTTATGCCGGCGGAGTGCCTCGACTGATCAATACGATCTGCGACAACTGCCTCTTTGAGGCTTATCTGCAGAAGATGAAACTGGCCACCTTGAAAATCGTGCACAGCGTGGCCGGCGATCTCGGCCTGCTGCACAAGCCGCTTTCCGGTGCGGCTCCCGAGCGGCCGCAGGATGAGCTTGATGATATCGAAAGCATCCTGGACCGACTCGAACAGAAGATGTGA
- a CDS encoding LrgB family protein gives MGSELLSTPLFGVGLTLIVYALAQKLYIRTGSIFFNPVAVTIGSIILLLLFTRIPYEVYAVGGDYVLFLLGPSVVALGLPLYTRRREILARKASILIGVFAGAFASIISASGTACLLGGSREVVLSLAPKSVTTPIAISIVEKIGGIAPLTAALVVLTGCLGAICGPEFCRLIGIRDPASVGLAVGTAAHGIGTARMLEVDRLGGAIAGLAIGLNGLITAFLLPLLFVLFR, from the coding sequence GTGGGGAGTGAACTTCTTTCCACGCCCCTCTTCGGTGTGGGATTAACTCTGATCGTCTATGCCCTGGCGCAAAAGCTTTATATCCGCACAGGGAGCATCTTTTTCAACCCGGTCGCCGTCACCATCGGATCGATCATTCTGCTGCTCCTCTTCACCCGGATTCCCTACGAAGTATACGCCGTCGGAGGAGACTACGTCCTCTTTCTTCTGGGCCCCTCCGTTGTGGCACTGGGTCTTCCCCTCTATACCCGGCGGCGGGAGATCCTGGCCCGCAAGGCCTCCATCCTGATCGGAGTATTCGCCGGCGCCTTCGCCTCCATCATCTCCGCTTCAGGTACGGCCTGCCTGCTCGGGGGTAGCCGGGAGGTGGTCCTTTCCCTGGCGCCCAAGTCTGTCACGACGCCGATCGCCATCAGCATCGTCGAAAAGATCGGCGGCATCGCCCCGCTCACCGCCGCCCTTGTCGTCCTCACCGGCTGCCTTGGGGCTATCTGCGGCCCCGAGTTCTGCCGCCTTATCGGGATTCGCGATCCGGCTTCCGTCGGGCTTGCCGTGGGCACCGCAGCGCATGGCATCGGGACCGCCCGGATGCTGGAGGTGGATCGCCTGGGGGGAGCCATCGCCGGCCTGGCCATCGGCCTCAATGGACTGATTACGGCTTTCCTGCTGCCTCTGCTCTTCGTGCTTTTCCGCTAG
- the mutL gene encoding DNA mismatch repair endonuclease MutL translates to MKTKIRILPENLCNKIAAGEVVERPASVVKELLENSLDAGATEIRVEVEQGGKKLIRVMDDGEGMGRDDAFLCLERHATSKIRSDEDLFRLQTLGFRGEALPSIAAVSRFMLRSRTEDSLEGWEIYAEGGTVKRAGAVGCSSGTIIEVRDLFFNTPARRKFLRRDETEMGHVGDVITKLALAHPEVQFRLIHSGRSLIDVYRHTALPERVGALLGRPLLQDLVPVAVEGPDELVLQGLLAQPAASRSTSASVYTFINGRYIRDRVVQHALMEGYRNLLEKGRYPVAILFLSIDPALVDVNVHPTKHEVRFRDQRRVHDFISAAVRETLRPSAWLSRQNQPCGNSTIPVSESNAKEAPPFQPAVPGTAQEHLRRVQESLANYARTHPEGSGPAVPLAFPRAEESGTMPREVERGFFSELKILGQYRRSFILAQDGDDLVLIDQHAAHERIGFERLRDQFRQGRVDRQALLFPAVLEFDFRESALLKEHLEEFGRLGFDLEPFGGNAFALKAVPRLLGDAEAERLVRDVVGEIALVGKSGLVEDALDEVFAVMACHSVIRANQSLSQPQIEALLRDMDRVDFKAHCPHGRPVMKRLSLNEVERMFKRT, encoded by the coding sequence ATGAAAACGAAAATACGGATTCTTCCGGAAAATCTCTGCAACAAGATTGCCGCCGGTGAAGTGGTGGAAAGGCCCGCCTCCGTGGTAAAGGAGCTGCTGGAGAATTCTCTCGATGCGGGGGCGACGGAGATCCGGGTGGAAGTGGAGCAGGGAGGGAAGAAGCTGATCCGGGTGATGGATGATGGGGAGGGGATGGGGCGAGATGACGCCTTTTTATGCCTGGAACGGCATGCCACCAGCAAGATCCGCTCCGATGAGGATCTCTTCCGACTTCAGACCCTCGGCTTCCGGGGCGAAGCTCTTCCCTCCATCGCCGCCGTATCCCGGTTCATGCTGCGCAGCCGGACCGAAGATTCCCTGGAGGGCTGGGAGATCTATGCCGAAGGGGGAACGGTCAAGCGGGCCGGCGCCGTCGGGTGCTCTTCAGGCACGATCATCGAAGTGCGCGATCTTTTTTTCAATACGCCGGCCCGGAGAAAATTTCTGCGGCGGGACGAGACTGAAATGGGGCACGTCGGCGACGTGATCACCAAACTGGCCCTCGCGCATCCAGAGGTCCAGTTCCGCCTTATTCACAGCGGGCGGTCTCTCATCGACGTCTATCGCCATACGGCATTGCCGGAGAGAGTGGGGGCCCTCCTCGGCCGTCCTCTTCTTCAGGATCTCGTTCCCGTAGCCGTTGAAGGCCCGGACGAGCTTGTCCTGCAGGGCCTCCTTGCTCAACCGGCTGCCAGCCGTTCGACTTCCGCTTCGGTTTATACCTTCATCAACGGCCGGTATATCCGCGACCGGGTCGTACAGCACGCCCTCATGGAAGGGTATCGCAATCTCCTCGAAAAAGGGCGGTATCCCGTGGCGATTCTGTTCCTTTCCATTGATCCGGCGCTGGTCGACGTGAATGTCCATCCCACCAAACACGAGGTGCGGTTCCGCGACCAGAGGCGGGTGCATGACTTTATCAGTGCCGCGGTTCGCGAGACGCTGCGCCCCTCCGCATGGCTTTCCAGGCAGAATCAACCCTGCGGGAATTCGACGATCCCGGTGTCGGAATCGAATGCCAAAGAGGCTCCTCCCTTTCAGCCTGCCGTCCCCGGCACGGCTCAAGAGCACCTGCGGCGGGTTCAGGAATCTCTTGCTAATTATGCCCGCACCCATCCTGAAGGATCCGGACCCGCCGTCCCCCTTGCATTCCCTCGCGCGGAAGAATCCGGTACCATGCCCCGGGAGGTGGAGCGCGGATTCTTTTCAGAGCTGAAAATTCTCGGTCAGTATCGGCGCAGCTTTATCCTGGCCCAGGACGGCGATGATCTGGTGCTTATAGATCAACACGCGGCTCACGAGCGGATCGGCTTCGAGCGCCTCAGGGACCAGTTCCGGCAGGGGAGAGTGGACCGTCAGGCCCTCCTTTTTCCGGCGGTGCTGGAATTCGATTTTCGCGAGTCGGCGCTTCTCAAGGAGCATCTGGAGGAATTTGGTCGTCTCGGGTTTGATCTCGAGCCTTTCGGGGGCAACGCCTTTGCCCTGAAGGCGGTTCCGCGTCTCCTCGGCGATGCCGAAGCGGAGCGCCTGGTCAGGGACGTGGTTGGCGAGATTGCCCTGGTCGGCAAGAGCGGCCTCGTCGAGGATGCTCTCGATGAAGTTTTCGCTGTGATGGCTTGCCACAGCGTGATCCGGGCCAACCAGTCACTCAGTCAGCCGCAAATCGAAGCCCTGCTGCGGGATATGGACCGGGTTGATTTCAAGGCCCATTGTCCGCATGGCCGCCCGGTTATGAAACGTCTGTCTCTCAACGAGGTGGAGAGAATGTTCAAGAGGACCTGA
- a CDS encoding PxxKW family cysteine-rich protein: MQCQTVLPGTECTFWSKSGCTFEDHSCRLVIEQCQGCDRIVEGTIGSVCSVAPAPQQKWIAGLCNFATHQKFEIKIEDVRVNPLKASKKASAKKK; encoded by the coding sequence ATGCAGTGTCAGACTGTTCTCCCCGGTACCGAGTGTACCTTTTGGTCTAAAAGCGGTTGTACTTTCGAGGACCATTCCTGCCGACTCGTGATCGAGCAATGCCAGGGCTGTGATCGCATCGTCGAAGGGACCATAGGCTCCGTCTGTTCAGTGGCTCCCGCTCCGCAGCAGAAGTGGATAGCGGGTCTCTGCAATTTCGCCACCCACCAGAAGTTTGAAATCAAGATCGAAGACGTCCGGGTCAATCCTCTTAAGGCGTCCAAGAAGGCTTCGGCCAAAAAGAAATAA
- a CDS encoding DUF512 domain-containing protein has translation MLEITAVEPDSIGAELDLEAGDCVLAVNGQAVRDILDFQIYAATEDLLLEVRKRGGELWDLEIEKDAPDLLGLHFEHPEPTQCGNNCIFCFVHQLPRGMRSTLYVKDEDYRFSYLYGSYVTLTNIGEEEIERIVTQKLSPLYVSVHATEEQLRQKLIGRPGPPILDLLKKLTADGIEIHTQIVLCPGYNDGQELERTVEDLQGLYPGVRSLAVVPVGLTGYRQRLPQLRPPGADEARSVLDTLHGFQDRFLAQAGSRFVHAADELYLTAGTEFPELGNYEDLAQLENGVGMIPLFRAEAAEVLAEAEPLTIPVVSTITGESAYPELARFIGALCAKTGVDIHLYPVRNEFFGGHVSVTGLLTGQDIIAQLRGRPLGESLLVPDVMLKEGEDVFLDDLSLLDLERELEVRVSKVSSTPWGILEGIEDLAADFRQNPSPDRK, from the coding sequence ATGCTGGAGATCACGGCTGTCGAGCCGGACAGCATCGGGGCCGAACTGGACCTGGAGGCCGGGGACTGCGTTCTTGCCGTCAACGGGCAGGCGGTCAGGGATATTCTCGATTTTCAGATCTATGCGGCAACAGAGGATCTGCTGCTGGAGGTGCGAAAGAGAGGCGGCGAGCTCTGGGATCTTGAAATCGAAAAAGACGCCCCCGATCTACTGGGACTCCATTTCGAGCATCCCGAACCGACTCAGTGCGGCAACAACTGCATCTTCTGCTTCGTGCACCAGCTGCCCCGCGGCATGCGCTCCACGCTCTACGTCAAGGACGAGGATTACCGCTTTTCTTATCTCTACGGATCCTACGTCACCCTGACCAACATCGGCGAGGAAGAGATCGAACGCATTGTCACCCAGAAGCTTTCCCCTCTCTACGTTTCCGTTCATGCCACAGAAGAGCAGTTGCGGCAAAAACTCATCGGCCGCCCGGGACCGCCCATCCTGGATCTGCTCAAGAAATTGACCGCCGACGGAATCGAGATCCATACCCAGATCGTGCTCTGCCCCGGGTACAATGACGGTCAGGAGCTGGAGCGGACGGTAGAGGACCTGCAGGGACTTTATCCCGGAGTACGATCCCTGGCCGTGGTCCCTGTGGGGCTGACCGGATATCGCCAGCGACTGCCGCAACTGCGGCCGCCTGGCGCGGACGAAGCCCGCAGCGTCCTGGACACTCTGCACGGCTTTCAGGATCGATTTCTTGCTCAGGCCGGAAGCCGGTTCGTGCATGCCGCCGACGAGCTTTATCTCACGGCGGGTACCGAATTTCCCGAGCTTGGGAATTACGAGGATCTCGCCCAATTGGAGAACGGCGTCGGAATGATCCCTCTCTTCCGTGCCGAGGCGGCCGAGGTTCTTGCCGAGGCGGAGCCGCTGACGATCCCGGTAGTGTCGACCATTACCGGCGAGTCTGCCTATCCCGAGCTGGCGCGGTTCATCGGTGCGCTCTGCGCGAAAACCGGCGTGGACATCCACCTGTACCCGGTCCGCAATGAATTCTTCGGCGGGCATGTCTCGGTCACTGGCCTTCTGACGGGCCAGGACATCATCGCTCAACTCCGTGGCAGGCCTTTAGGCGAGTCTCTTCTCGTCCCCGATGTGATGCTCAAGGAAGGGGAAGATGTCTTCCTGGACGACCTCTCCCTCCTTGATCTGGAGCGGGAATTGGAAGTGCGCGTATCGAAAGTGTCCAGCACCCCATGGGGGATTCTGGAAGGAATTGAGGACCTGGCCGCGGATTTCAGACAAAATCCCAGTCCGGACAGGAAATAA
- the miaA gene encoding tRNA (adenosine(37)-N6)-dimethylallyltransferase MiaA, protein MTRIGDGERIFLIVICGPTASGKTSLAIDLAESFAAEIISADSRQVYRGMDIGTAKATGEERLRVPHHLIDMVDPDRNFTAADFVGIARKTIVEIDARGHLPMLVGGTGLYIRALTEGLLPAPGADKELRDRLLARESMEGEGTLHRHLKEIDPVLAARLHPRDRIRIIRAIEVFSLTGRRLSELQEAHAFAEHPYRVLSLGLAPHRDDLYHAIDIRVEAMMAAGLLDEVRALLARGYSSHLKAMRTIGYRECLQHLEGKLSLDETVAHIQQASRRYAKRQLTWFRKDKSIIWVDSLRESDKIQALIDNFIVQH, encoded by the coding sequence ATGACACGCATCGGAGACGGGGAACGCATCTTTCTCATCGTTATCTGCGGTCCCACCGCATCGGGCAAGACCTCTCTGGCTATAGATCTCGCCGAATCATTCGCCGCGGAAATCATCTCGGCCGATTCGAGGCAGGTTTATCGCGGGATGGATATCGGGACCGCCAAGGCGACTGGGGAAGAGCGCCTGCGGGTCCCCCATCACCTGATCGACATGGTGGATCCGGACCGGAACTTCACCGCGGCCGACTTCGTCGGGATTGCCCGGAAAACCATCGTCGAGATAGATGCACGAGGTCATCTTCCCATGCTCGTGGGAGGGACGGGGCTTTATATCCGGGCTCTGACGGAGGGACTTCTGCCGGCACCAGGGGCTGACAAAGAGCTGCGGGATCGGCTCCTCGCCCGGGAATCGATGGAAGGGGAGGGGACGCTGCACCGCCATCTCAAAGAGATTGACCCGGTCCTGGCGGCCCGTCTGCACCCTCGCGACCGAATCAGGATTATCCGCGCCATCGAGGTCTTCTCCCTTACCGGTCGCCGCCTTTCGGAACTGCAGGAGGCACATGCCTTCGCGGAGCATCCTTACCGGGTTCTTTCCCTCGGTCTTGCTCCCCACAGAGACGATCTCTATCACGCCATCGACATCCGGGTCGAGGCGATGATGGCGGCCGGACTGCTGGACGAAGTTCGCGCGCTCCTTGCCCGGGGATACAGTTCTCATCTGAAGGCCATGCGGACTATCGGTTACCGGGAGTGCCTGCAGCATCTGGAGGGAAAACTGAGCCTCGATGAGACGGTGGCGCATATTCAGCAGGCCAGCCGCCGTTACGCAAAGCGCCAGCTAACGTGGTTTCGCAAAGATAAATCGATTATTTGGGTTGATTCCTTGCGAGAGTCTGATAAAATCCAGGCGTTGATTGACAATTTTATTGTGCAGCATTAA
- a CDS encoding phosphoglucomutase/phosphomannomutase family protein, which produces MRRISFGTSGWRGIFCEDFTFENVKIVTQAIADHLRARGVEDRGLIVGCDSRFMGERFARETARVLAGSGIKSYVCDRDTPTPVIAFEVLRRRTAGAINFTASHNPYDYNGLKFSPESGGPALPETTRDIEERANAMLGEICYKEMPLDKAFRAGLVEEIDPRAAYFEAIRRLVDFDAIGRSGMTIGVNPLYGTARGYLDKLLQEAGVEVRTINDHRDPYFGGLPPEPSQSHIGDFISMVKSDAAIGLGLATDGDADRYGILDGDGAYIEPNYILALLADYIVRVKGKSGDVARSVATSHFLDAVADYHGLTLHETPVGFKFIGELISADKILIGGEESAGLSVRSHVPDKDGILACLLVAEMVAVEGKSLRDLLSDLYGRVGEFHTRRENIRLSPELEESFAGKLVEPPVELAGKKIEKVVTIDGSKWLFRDGSWVLFRKSGTEPVVRVYAEARSAEELERMIGAADAFIRG; this is translated from the coding sequence ATGAGGCGTATCAGTTTCGGAACCTCCGGATGGCGGGGGATCTTCTGCGAGGACTTCACTTTCGAGAACGTCAAAATAGTCACCCAGGCCATCGCCGACCATCTGCGTGCCCGGGGAGTCGAGGACCGGGGATTGATCGTCGGCTGCGACAGCCGGTTCATGGGCGAGCGCTTCGCCCGGGAAACGGCCCGGGTGCTGGCCGGTTCGGGGATCAAATCCTATGTCTGCGATCGCGATACACCGACCCCCGTGATCGCCTTCGAGGTTCTTCGCCGCAGAACGGCCGGAGCGATCAATTTTACCGCCAGCCACAATCCCTATGACTACAACGGCCTTAAATTCTCCCCCGAATCAGGAGGTCCGGCCCTTCCGGAAACCACTCGCGATATCGAGGAGCGGGCCAACGCCATGCTCGGAGAGATCTGCTACAAGGAGATGCCCCTTGACAAGGCCTTTCGAGCCGGGCTGGTGGAGGAGATCGATCCGCGCGCAGCCTACTTCGAGGCAATCCGGCGCCTGGTCGATTTCGACGCCATCGGTCGATCCGGGATGACCATCGGAGTCAACCCTCTTTACGGCACTGCTCGAGGCTACCTGGACAAACTCCTGCAAGAAGCCGGGGTCGAGGTGCGGACGATCAACGATCACCGGGATCCGTACTTTGGAGGGCTTCCTCCGGAACCTTCCCAGAGCCATATCGGCGATTTCATCTCCATGGTCAAGTCGGACGCCGCGATCGGCCTCGGACTGGCCACCGACGGCGATGCCGACCGCTACGGAATTCTCGACGGAGACGGCGCCTATATCGAGCCCAACTACATCCTTGCCCTGCTCGCCGACTACATCGTGAGGGTCAAGGGAAAGAGCGGAGATGTCGCCCGCTCGGTGGCCACCTCCCATTTTCTTGATGCCGTCGCCGATTATCATGGTCTGACCCTGCATGAAACCCCCGTCGGCTTCAAATTCATCGGAGAACTCATCAGCGCCGACAAAATCCTCATCGGCGGAGAGGAGAGCGCCGGGCTCTCGGTGCGCAGCCACGTGCCGGACAAGGACGGAATTCTGGCTTGTCTGCTGGTCGCTGAAATGGTCGCGGTCGAGGGAAAATCCCTTCGTGATCTGCTCAGCGATCTCTACGGGCGGGTCGGAGAGTTTCATACCCGGCGCGAGAATATCCGCCTTTCCCCGGAGCTGGAGGAATCCTTCGCCGGGAAGCTGGTCGAACCTCCAGTCGAACTGGCCGGCAAGAAGATCGAAAAGGTGGTCACCATCGATGGTTCCAAATGGCTCTTCCGCGATGGCTCCTGGGTGCTCTTTCGCAAGAGCGGCACCGAGCCCGTGGTTCGGGTTTATGCCGAGGCGAGGAGCGCCGAGGAACTGGAACGGATGATCGGCGCCGCGGACGCGTTTATTCGGGGTTAG
- a CDS encoding lipopolysaccharide assembly protein LapB, with the protein MQDLEQVLREGREAMDCGEYAVAIGRFRQAVRENPESADIYFLLGEALAEDGKTREAIEAFSRARELDPDDLDTLYALGDAYFEVPQAEKALAVYQDILALDETEADALVSMGLVHFNQERMEKAEECYRRALLIEPDSVFALNSLGDACFAQGRNEEALAHYRKVIELDPEDAQAHYNLTELHYDLGDLKSAEKECREALRLDPTFAFAYLTLGNICLDQEMPQEALHYFQEFLMRERSAGAREIREEVAAVVEGLKAEL; encoded by the coding sequence ATGCAGGATCTCGAACAGGTATTGCGTGAGGGGCGTGAAGCAATGGATTGCGGTGAATATGCCGTCGCCATAGGACGATTTCGTCAGGCTGTCCGGGAGAATCCGGAGTCGGCGGATATTTATTTTCTGCTCGGTGAAGCCCTGGCCGAGGACGGCAAAACCCGCGAGGCGATCGAAGCCTTCAGTCGTGCGCGGGAGCTCGATCCCGACGACCTCGACACCCTCTATGCCCTGGGAGATGCCTATTTCGAGGTGCCTCAGGCGGAGAAGGCTCTGGCCGTGTATCAGGACATTCTCGCGCTGGACGAAACAGAGGCCGACGCCCTGGTCAGCATGGGATTGGTTCACTTCAACCAGGAGCGGATGGAAAAGGCCGAGGAGTGCTATCGCCGGGCACTGCTGATCGAGCCTGACTCTGTCTTCGCTCTCAATTCCCTCGGGGATGCCTGTTTCGCTCAGGGAAGAAACGAGGAGGCGCTGGCACATTACCGGAAGGTGATCGAACTCGACCCGGAGGATGCCCAGGCCCACTACAATTTGACCGAGCTTCATTACGACCTGGGTGATCTCAAGTCAGCCGAAAAAGAATGCCGCGAGGCCCTGCGCCTCGACCCCACTTTCGCCTTCGCCTATCTCACTCTGGGAAACATCTGTCTCGATCAGGAAATGCCGCAGGAAGCCCTGCATTATTTTCAGGAGTTTCTGATGCGCGAGCGCTCCGCCGGCGCCAGGGAAATCCGTGAAGAAGTCGCTGCTGTGGTCGAAGGCCTGAAGGCCGAGTTGTAA